Within the Rhea pennata isolate bPtePen1 chromosome 19, bPtePen1.pri, whole genome shotgun sequence genome, the region TTGGCCCCCGGCCCGGCAGTCGGAGACGCCAGCCGGGGCTGCCAGCAGCCTCGGTGGGAATCGCGCAGTGCCCGGCAGGGCCGCGATGCCAGCAGCCTCGTCGGGAATCGCGCGgtgcccggcggggccgcggggcagagCCCTGTGCTCCGTGGCGGCGAGTGCCAAGCCGTGCGGAGCGCGGGAGCCGCCTCTGCCCAGGCTCGGATGCAGCCTTCACGTTCTCGCTTGGCAATTGTCAGTCTTGACCTTGCAAACAACACAGACTTTGTcagaggattttattttaaatagtttaatttgCCCTGGAGGAGCCGCCGCTGCCAGTCAGGAATAAACACCAGAAGAGCAGTTCTGGGAAGTGAGGCTGCGGTGCACCGGCTGCTCTGCAATGCAAACGAGCTCTGGAGCTCTGCCGGCGGCAGGAGCGCGGCGGTGCGCGGGGCGGCGTGTGCCGGGGCAGCCGCCAGGCCGAGGaagccggccccggggcccggggggggggcggggggtcccggggggggcggggctcTGTGGGCCGGGGGTCCTGGGAGAGTCCCGGGGGGCTGGCAGGGCTCTGTGGGCCGGGGGGCCCAGGAAGGTCCCAGGGCACAGCGGGGCTCTGCAGGCTGGGGGTCCCGGGAGGGGCTGGGGGGTCCCGGAGGGTCCCGGGGACCCGCGGGGCTCTGCGGGCCGGGGGTCCCGGGAGGGGCTGGGGGGTCCCGGAGGGtccggggggggcggcggggctctGCGGGCCGGGGGTCCCGGGAGGGGCTGGGGGGTCCCGGAGGGtccgggggggggcggcggggctctGCGGGCCGGGGGTCCCGGGAGGGGCTGGGGGGTCCCGGCGGATgcagcgcggggggcggcggggctctGCGGGCCGGGGGGTCCCAGGAGGGtcccgggggccggcggggctcTGCGGGCCGGGGGTCCCGGGAGGGGCTGGGGGGTCCCGGAGGGtccggggggggcggcggggctctGCGGGCCGGGGGTCCCAGGAGGGGCTGGGGGGTCCCGGAGGGtccgggggggcggcggggctctGCGGGCCGGGGGTCTCGGGAGGGTCCGGGGGGTCCCGGCGGATgcagcgcggggggcggcggggctctGCGGGCCGGGGGTCCCGGGAGGGTCCGGGGGGTCCCGGCGGATgcagcgcggggggcggcggggctctGCGGGCCGGGGGGTCCCGGGAGGGtcccgggggccggcggggctcTGCGGGCCGGGGGTCCCGGGAGGGTCCGGGGGGTCCCGGCGGATgcagcgcggggggcggcggggctctGCGGGCCGGGGGTCCCGGGAGGGGCTGGGGGGTCCCGGAGGGtccggggggggcggcggggctctGCGGGCCGGGGGTCCCGGGAGGGtcccgggggccggcggggctcTGCGGGCCGGGGGTCCCGGGAGGGTCCGGGGGGTCCCGGCGGATgcagcgcggggggcggccATGGGGCTCGCGGCCGCCGACAGcgcggggggggtggggggcggcggggcccgggcgcccgggcgcggggcgggggcgggggcggaaGCGGAAGCGGGCGGGGGCGCGTCGCCATGGCAGCGGGCGGAAGCGGAAGGCGCGCGGGGctgatggcggcggcggcggggggcgcggcgctGTGGCGGCGGCTGGCGGCCCTGGTGCCGCGGGGGCGGCTCGGCCTGGCCGCGCTGCTCGGCCGCCTCTCGGACCGCCTGTCCCGCGGCCGCGACCGCCGCTCGCGCAGGTAAgggccgcgcgggggccgccgcgggggcggcttCGCGGCTCCTCCGGCGCCTGCGCCCGCCTCTTCTTTCCCGCTTGTTAAAGCGTCTCGGAGACGTGGGAAGGGGCCCTCGGCCCGTTTGCAGCCGGGCGGTTCCGCAGGTGCTGGTCCCCTCGCCTCCTTCCGCGGCGACGCGGCGGGTGAGGGGACTGTCGCGGTCCTTAGCTCAGGCCAGCAGTGGGTTTTAGCTGCCCGCTCGGCCCTCGGGCAAGGGGGtgtccttttcttcttgcttttgctttattttatttctgttgtctttCTCATACTAAactatattaattattttataaggTGAACTTCCCACCTCAGTTAGCACGTGTAACGATCAGTCTCTGGCCAGGACTGACCAGGGTTTCCATGTTCTGCCTGACCTGTTGGGATTGTGGGTTGTCCGTGAAAGATGAGATCCCGCTGCTCTCCATCAAAGAACAAATGAGAACAGGCTTTGGTCTGTGCCTGTGCTATGGCTGGATCTTACTCAAGACGGATGAATGAAGAGGAGGGCCACACTTTTCAGGAGCAGTTGCAGTCGCACTGGAGTTACTAAGCTATCAAGCTGCATGCAGAGGGTGTGTTTCACTATCATTTTAAATGAACGTGAGTGGGCTGCCCTGGGAAGGAACAGTCCTCCGTTCTCCTTCCTGCACCTTGTTCCCAGCATCTCCTTTGGACAGCTGTGCAGTAATCAGAATCCAGAAACTGACTTGTCTGAAAACTGTCCAAACTCGCCTTTTCCTCCCACCCTCTTCTTCtagggtgtgtggggggagcGATCcccagggaaggggagggagcaGTTAGCTTGGGGGAGGTAGATTTGCCCTTTTTGGTACCATACTGGTTTTATGCTATGTTAGAGGGAATGTACAGCCGCAACCTCAGACTGTGGTTCCTCTAGTCAGTCTTTCCACAACCGCTCTTCCTTAAGCAGCATCTCCCCTCTACTTATTTTTGCTACTGctctgttccttcagttttgctgATGCAACTGCTTTTCAGGGGCTGCAGTCAGGAATACAATCcatgcaaaaaacaaaccattaaaaatggggggggggttTCACATATATCTGTAGAAGCATGTGTTGGAATCAGAAGTGattaaacaaaatgctttgaagaaGTTGAAATAGAAAAAGGTCTTCCAGTCTTTGGGCGTCactgatgtttttattcttcttaatAAGAGAGCACCGGAGGGGttctatgttttgttttagatagTGCAGTGGCTAATACAAGCATCTACATGAGTTGATTTTAGTTTTGTAATGGTGGCGTACGTAATATTCTGGCATGTCTTTACTGTCCTTTTTCCTGTGGATAGCTGATGTGCCATGGTCTTGCTAGCTGTTCTATGGTTTTTTGTTACCTAGTGTTCTGCTATATATTCTTGGTACTTCAAGAAAGTTGTCTTCAAACTTCTCTGTTGGTTCATTGCTGTTCTTTGCCAAAGATGAATTACTAGACTGAGCCCTGGAAAGAATAAACTGAATTCAAAGACAAGCAGTTTGTAGATCCCCCTGTGTGGTGACCAATGCGTGGGTGAAAGGACAGAGCTGGATGCTGCAGTTTCACTTCACCTCTCTTGCTGCAGATGAGGTTTTACGGTGAAGTGGAGTGTTTCAGCTCCCTCATGAGTGTGTGTACCAAACCCAcaattcttaaaaatagaacaacaacagaaaaaatccCCTATTTATATTTAGGCTCAGATTTTTATGCAGAAAAGATTTGAGGTGGTTCCTCTtggttctgttttctctttcaggttAACTCAGTGATGTGGAATATGTGGGAAGGGTTTCCCCTGCACTGCCACTTTCTGGTTCTCTGAAAGCTGGTTTGCTGAAGTGTGGAATTTTGATAATTTCTTCATAATGTTACTTGGTTTCCGATTACTGCAGAATATGCATTATACCTAGGTAATCACTTAAGCTGTTTTCAGTCACCTGTGGGTAGAAGTTGCTACTTCAGAAGACTCTCACTGTGCCGTCTTTACTGTTGGCTAGTGCAAAATGttgatatatttgaaaattataaaattatgaGGCATTCCATGCTtagtaagttttaaaatttcagtattgGATTAAAAGATGAAAGAGCGTAGCTATACTGTAAATCTTGGAGGCAGTAAAAAATCCAGAAGGTGTTACTAGTGCCCAGTAATACCAGCATTGTTTGGTTAGCGTTCATATTCTATGCATGTAACACAGATCAAGTTTGCTCCTTTGGCAGCACTGGGAAAGGGCTCCCTGAGGAGTGTGTTGATCCATAAACCTAACGTTAAGTCGTGTAGAGTGAGGATGCAGTTTAACCTACTGCTTTCATACTCTTCACCAGAAAAGGGCTTCTTGgaatcttaaaaatgtttttggaaagtgGATTCTAGGCCACTGTATTGGCTTCCAGAAATATAATCAACCAGGTTTGACCAATGGActaataaggaaaatatttatcctCTCGTTTAATTATTGTCACATAATGCATAAAACTTGCTATCATTATCTTGGTGAGAATAATTCCAGAGAACGTAGTTTATAATCTGGCTTTGTTATAGTCCTGGCTTTGTAATTGCACTGAAAGCCATgtagtttttttaaagaagatgtTTTTAATGACAGTCTGAATTCATGTAGCTCAGTCTTCCTTGTTCTTTGTCTGCTGTGCTTACTTGAATGATAATAACCATTTTATGTAATGATGGGTCTCTGCTCCCAATATGTGACTTGTGTCTTAAGacagaaattcagcaaagaaGTGTGAAGGTCTTGCTTGGTTCTGACAAGACGCATGTGAATGAggtcaaaaaatatttcttttaggtgacttttgaaaaaatgcttagagaagtacatttatttaatttattttagtgtcATTGATGGAATATTTCCCTTGTTTTTAACAACCTGTATTTGTAAGCTACATAGCTTTTGGTTGTCAAGTTAGAGCCTAGTCCACATGATCTGTTGAAAAACCCCATCCTAGGAATTCTTGCACAAACTGACTCAGTTTTTTTGTTGCGATGAATAGGCCGTGACAAACTAGTGGATTTTCCAGGAAATGCAACTGCAAACTGTCTGGCTTCTGCGTAAGGGTATTCAGAAACCTTGTGAAGATCCAATGTTTTATCATGAAGCAAATGAGTGAAATCATCTTCCTGGAATCTGTGGTCATTTGGGCTTTGGATTGTGGTAAAACTTAAAGTTCCTCATAACAAATTCTGGTAAAGGTCATAATCAAGTTTCTTCTCGGTATGTAGTCATGGCAGAATACATCAGTATGGATCACAACATGGTTGTTTTTTGGCCTGCGGGACCTGGCATTCCTCAGGGATGAGACCAGCTACCTAGGTTCTGTCTTGATAGAAGTTCAACTCCTGTGAGTAGGATTTGCTGActagaatgtttttttccctcaggtTTGGGAATATAGTTTAGTCACTTGCTCTTTGATTCCTGGACCTCATGGGACTTGCTGCTGCTAATTGTTCTGAAATGTGGTTTTGTCATGTGAATAAACTTCTGCCAATGGTTATTGCATGACTTGATGGTTTTGCATGCATGCTAAGCTTCCGGAGAAGAAAGGATGCCATTTGCTTCTTGTCTTCCCCCTAAGCATGACTCTTAGCAGTAAGttgctttcttctctaaatGACTTCAAAGCAGTTacatttgttctgaaatttccttttaaagaatGAGCTTCCGGCTGTTACACTTACTTAGTAGTTTGTGAGAGAAATCTTGACCTTCTTTTAGTACTTGTGCAGAAATGAGAATGGCATCGGCGTAGAGCAGTATCTGATATTTCTCAATCTTGACTCTTGGCTCTTATACCTGTTGAAATGTACTTTATCCTGTGGTATAATGACTTAATTGCTTTTGCAAGGACTTGGATTCAGGCACTTTTTACATTCTAGATTTTTGTCTGGATAAGTTTTAAAggttgtgttttttgttgttgtttcattAATGCACTTTTGgagtttttaaatatctttacttgaaatacaaataactaTCTTTTAGCCCAGCTGGAGGctaaattagaaatgaaagtgGCTGTTGGCCATGGCAAAGCTGGTGCACGTGCAATAAAGACAGAATTAGGAAGCAGTCGGTCACAGGAATAGCTGATACAACAGCAACATCATCAAACATCTGATTTGTGGTTGTTTGGAAGAGTTAAcattctctgtttcttcaaCTTCTAGTTTGtttcctctcctgttctccGGTTCTGTTGAAAGAATCATCTGTGCcacttctccctcctccctacCCCCAACCTATAGGGAAAGGAGCTACTGATGTAAGATTGGTTCTCCTACCTTTTGTTTGTAGTTTGCTCTTTCTAGGTTTGACTTTGGAGATTCTGCAGGGATTATTGAAAGAGAAAGGCATTCTTGCCGTTGCAGATCCTTTCAGTGCATCAGCCCTAGTTGGAGCTGTTTTCTTATGTACTCGGAGTTTGTGGGAAGCTAAGGCTCCATCACATACCATTCCtcaatctttcttttcacagatCATCATGGCTGCTTCTAGCCCCATTGCTCACCCCTCCTGTTCCTGTGATCACAGCCCCCCCTTGCTCCCTTTGTCCAGAAGGAGCGCACAGGTTCCAGTGGATCAGGAATCTGGTTCCAGAATTTGGGATCTCCAGCTCTCATGTGAAGGTTCTTTCATCCCCAGCTGAATTCTACGAACTCTTGAGGGTGAGTTGTGTGTTTCCAGCATTAATGCTTTCTAGAGGTTGGTGATTGCAGTGGCTATGAGGAATCATAGACGAGTTGGTAGGAACGGACACCTGGAGGTCACTAGTCCAACCTTTTGCTTCAAGCAGGTTTGTTGTCAGCAACAGATTACGTCATCCAGGCTTTGCCTAGCTGAGTCTTGAAAACATCTAAGAATGGGTATtctacctctctgggcaacctgttccagtgctgtaCCACCTTATtagtttaaaaattctttctgatGTCCAACCAGAATTTTCCAAAGCACAGTTTgtggctgctgctcagctgtaACTACCaagaagagtttggctctgtTGTCTCTGTAACTACTCTTTCAGTAGTTGTAGGCTTTTATCAGATCACTTCTCAGCAGCCTGTGTGATAGACTAACCAAACACAGCTCCCTCAGCCTGTCCATACGGTCTTCTAGATTGTTACTTCTAGAATTCTGTAATATTGCATCTCTTAGGTATGTAGCAGGAGAaaggtgtgattttttttttagctcagtTGCTTGAATctttacattatatatatttgaagTAAGTTGAAGTACTTCTGAAATATCTTAGATTGCTACAGTAAGCTGATAGAGAACAAGACTTGGATGGGCCATGAGGGCAGCAGAAGTTAATACTAGCTACCACTCTCTCTGGCATCTGTGCTGAGCAAAGGCGAAAAGAGGAGAGAATTCTGTTAATGAAGGTCTCCTTTTACCTGCAGACAGAATAAGGGAAGAAGCAAATATCTGTATCTGACACCTCCCTTGGTCTTCCCTCTGAATGGGTCTGTATGAGTCCTGGGTGCACAGAAGCATAAATCTCTTGTCTTGTACTCTTATGAACCAAATAAGGCTCAAGGCAAGGGAGATAGTGTTCTGATTTGGCTGAAGTGATTCTCTTGAGGGGAACCTGCAAGGTTTTCTAGCTTCTAGTGGTTGCAGAGACCAAGGCTGAACCTGAATttactttctgctgctttcagatgcagataaaaacagcaaaacagcgAGTGGTGATGGCCTCACTATACCTGGGAACAGGGCTCCTTGAACAGGAGCTGGTAAGTGTAGAAGGGGTTTGGGAGGGGAAGAAAGTGAATACAGAAAATACCTACCTTTGcaaaaaaacattctgttcATGCAGGTACAAGAGGTGAATGTGAGGTGCAATTTGTGAGCTTGTAATGTCGTTAACACTTTCATATATGGATTCACttgatttgattttcttctctccttggGAGTTATTTTCATGGTTCCTGGCTGCATTTGTGCACTTGTACTTGGGGCTTGGCGTGAAGTAGGGGGAGGAATTTGAAAGGGAGGCATACAGAATTTTAATTATAAGCTTAGTACGAAACTGTGGAACTACTAAAAAAATTGCACAGGATAGTGAACCTGGATCCTCCAGACTGTTAGAAGTTGCTGACATAGTATTCAAAGAGTTTTTGCAGAACTGTGAGAACactgataattttattttatcttggaATTTTTCTTGAACGTGATTAAAGTTGTAGTATGCAGTGATGTTTGTCCTGCAAATACTGTATACAGATGCAATACTAGCTCTTTGCATTTAAGACAGAGGTCAGTTTTGCTTCGTATTGTTtaccttttttgtttcctgtctttCCCTCTAGAAACAAAAGCATAAGTCTGACCTTGGCCAAATTCTTACGTTAGAATGCAAATTCCACAGCAGGGTAAAGGTGGACAGAATTCTGCATAATATTTTGTGCCTAGCTTTGCCTGAGCACGTATACAAGATTTAAATTTGCATATCACAAACAGTTTTACAGTTAAGGAATAAAACTACCTGTGCATCATTTGTGAACTCTTCTCAAGGTTTTTGTTTGGTAATGGAATTGCGTGATTTTGGGAtgagctgggattttttttctactaaaattattttctattcagaCGCTTGAAGATTGCTATGTGCATGTATAAAATCAATGCCCTTTTATACGTTGCTTTAAACTGGTAGAATAGCGTACCAGTCTGAAAGATGCAAAGCCTAAACCAGCACCTTTTGGTTTAACTAAGAAAGATTTATACTAGGATATGGAAACTTTCATGGCCACTGGCCTCCTGCTTCTGAACACTCTCTAAGActtgatttgctttttctgtaatgaGTGGTACAATCTCTTTGCAGGTGGATTGCTTAGaggaagcactggaaaaatcACTGCAAGCAAAAGGATCTTCTGACCTCAGAGTTTCCATTCTTCTTGACTTCACCAGAGGGTCTCGAGGTAGATACTAGGAGTATTTTTGCTTACTTCAAAGGCTTATTTTGATGGTCAGGCTGGATATATTGCTTTTTCAGAGAGAGGCCATCTTGTCTGATTAGATCTGCAGGTTTAAATCACATTCATTTCAAAACGTATCCCTTTTAATTCCAGTGATTACATATTCCCCACCAAAATCTCCAAGCTGAGCATCgtttcttcagaaaataggTGATTGGAGCCAGAAGATCCAACCCAACTCTGGGGGCCAACTCTGCTGTTTCACTTGGGCTTTCTTGCttgcttagttctcttgccaGTGCGTTTGTCCTTATTGATCATgcacttttacttttttaagcaAAGTGGGAACTGGTAGAGGTAGCAGTACACTTAACCTGAAACTTTTGTGGTGACTCTTTGGAGCATATGTTACTAGTACTGTGTGTGACCTGCTTAAGAAGCTTGTATGGTGTCAGTCCTGCCTAGTAATCATTTCCAAAGCTCATTCATTCATCAATGAACTTGGGGTTCTGGATGTAGATTTTAATAGTGACGTAAGAGCAAATGAaagcaacctttttttttttttttaaaaaagaaagccttaaGCACCAGCAAATGAAGCAGGAGGTGATTCTGAAACCAGCCTCTAGCTGAGGAGCTATTTTTCCATGTCATAACGTATCCTGTGTCCAGTGTGATTCTATGTATTAAACCCTGCTCTGTCTCCCAGGCAGGAAGAATTCTCGAACAATGCTAATTCCATTACTGCAGCGATTCCCCAAGCAAGTCCGTGTATCCCTCTTCCACACTCCAAACTTGCGTGGACTACTCAGGCTTCTGATTCCAGAACGTTTTAATGAGACTATTGGGCTTCAGCACATCAAGGTCTATCTGTTTGATGATAATGTGATCCTAAGTGGGTAAGTCTTGCCTATTTAGGCTTTTCTGTGATTCATTTAGCTGAGATTTTGATGCAAGATACGTGTGCCACTGATGTTGTCTGGTCTTCATTGTTTGCATCTGGTCTTACCATAGTGATCCTATCGGTGATTCTGGTAAGTGTTCTGGTGTCCGTATTCAAAAGGAAATGGCCAGTTTGTACTTCAGCCTTGTGTGAGGAATGATACCTGTAAAATAGGTTGGGGCTCTCAGGATCATATGCCTGTGCTCTGTTCTGGAactcaactctttttttttctctctcctagtGCAAACCTGAGTGATTTGTACTTCACCAATCGTCAGGATCGCTATGTTCTCCTGCAGGACTCTCCTGAGATTGCAGACTTCTTCACAGAACTAGTGGATGCTATCGGAGATGTGTCTCTGCAATTACAGGAGGATGATACAGTTCAGATGATGGAGGGGATGGTGCATCCATACCAAGGTGGGAGGGAGTCTCCTTATCTGGTCAGATGATACAATCCAGAGGAGTAGGGAAATAACAGCAGAGGTGTTCTTAAGGATAACATGAACTCCCTCCATTTTAAACTGCTGAAGTGCTTGATGGTTGTTTACTGACTGTGGTGAGACTCATTTCTGTGCAATCCACTATTAAAAACAAGTTTACTTGAGTTTTAACACTGAGTCTGTCCAGAGTCTTCCTAGCACAGTGGCTGGCACCAGCTAATCTGGTGGAAAATGCAAAGTGTAGAAGTTCCTCCAAAACCATCTCATTGCTGCttattatttctgttacttATAACATTAAATGAGAACTTACATACCTTGCAAggttcttatttatttttcagttattgaGGTCTATAATTCTAGATGTTCTATGTGTACCTGTTCTGAAAGTTTTATGAATATACTGCTATTTTTGGTAATTATTACTTTGTAGTTGAGTCTGTTCTGGGAATTCAAATGAATATTGAATTAGGACGACTGAGCACGGGTGTTGAAGTGGGGCAGAGAAGGGGATCTATCTGTCAACTTGATTGCATCATAATAGGTTTTTGTCGTGGCCTTGTGCACTGCTGTGTGATGTAAGCTTACACTGAGG harbors:
- the PGS1 gene encoding CDP-diacylglycerol--glycerol-3-phosphate 3-phosphatidyltransferase, mitochondrial, whose amino-acid sequence is MAAAAGGAALWRRLAALVPRGRLGLAALLGRLSDRLSRGRDRRSRRSSWLLLAPLLTPPVPVITAPPCSLCPEGAHRFQWIRNLVPEFGISSSHVKVLSSPAEFYELLRMQIKTAKQRVVMASLYLGTGLLEQELVDCLEEALEKSLQAKGSSDLRVSILLDFTRGSRGRKNSRTMLIPLLQRFPKQVRVSLFHTPNLRGLLRLLIPERFNETIGLQHIKVYLFDDNVILSGANLSDLYFTNRQDRYVLLQDSPEIADFFTELVDAIGDVSLQLQEDDTVQMMEGMVHPYQGDKMAYCEIANQRVMEVINSARTRQELLHAKTFHSSQEDSHLLSQQDSEASGDLKPEHDTWIYPLIQMKPFGIQIDEMVTETLLTEAERGARIYLTTGYFNLTHTYVDLILGTRAEYRILLASPEVNGFFGAKGVAGAIPAAYVYIEHQFYSEVCCLHQQERVQLQEYSRTGWTFHAKGLWLYLAGSNLPCLTLIGSPNFGYRSVHRDLEAQIAIVTENKDLQQQLHQEQEQLYLCSGVVSSSTFEQPNRYVKLWVKLVTPLIKNFF